The window CGTCGAGTGCTTTTCTTCCGGTGATCAACTCCATCAAGATCACCCCAAAACTGAAAACGTCTACTTTTGTCGTCACCCGGCCAGTCACTGCAATCATATTACCATGATCATGATCTAATTGTTAAAAGTTCGAGATGAAGCAAGATCCAAGTTAACTAGCTAACACAAATGGCATGCCAAGCCAATGAGGGCAGGTCTAATTTCCAGCTAAGTTGCTCTTTTTGCAACAATGGGCTTGCCTGTTGATCTTGAGAGTTCACTCAAGTTGCTGTGAGGACATATATACTTGACAATACTAACAAAATCTTGCCTCAAACGCATAATACTATACCTGCAAAATTAACTTAGTTGTAGATTGCTAGACCAGACTTTGAGTTATGCACAAGCATTTGATCTTTCAAAATGAAGTGTCGTCTTATGGATCTAGAGTGCTTTTTGGGCAAGGAACACAGACATGATTTCTGATTATCAACGCTTAATTCATATCTGGAAGTGCCGTTTCCATATTCTGATCTGCTATGGTAGTACTAGTTGATGTAATTAAATAGGTTTACACCGTGCAACGCGAGGTACCACTGAATTACTCTAGGCAAATTAGGATTTTATATATCCAAGTCTTTGTAAATGAGGAAACTGAGATTAAGGTCAGAGGGCTAACCTGCATATTCTGGTGCCAAGTAACCGAATGTTCCGGCTATTCTGGTTTCGATGGAGCCTTTTCCCTCCGGTGCAAGACGCACTAGACCAAAATCCGAAACCTTAGCTCTCATATCATCTCCGAGGAGAATGTTCGACGGCTTTAAGTCTCGGTGTATGAAACTCTGATGCGCCAAACCATGGAGATACTCGACCCCCCTTGCCACGTCCAAGGCAATGGTCAACCTTCTGGTCCATTCCAACGGTGCACGTCCTTCTTCAGGCCAGTTAAATAGATGCCTACTCAGTGTCCCTTGGGGCATGTACTCGTACACAAGAAGCTTCTCATTGCCATCCAAGCAGTAACCGAGCAGGCCGACGAGGTGACGGTGTCGAACCTTAGTCAAAACAGCAATCTCGGACTTGAATTCCGTAATGCCCTTCCCGGTAATGACCGCACACTCCATTCTTTTCACCGCGATCTTTGTCCCGTCATGTAGTTCCCCCTTGTACACCGTCCCGAAACCACCTTGTCCTAATATATTTTCCTCGCTGAAGTTGTTGGTGACATTCCTCAGGACTTGGATAGAGATCACCATGTTTCCTGCTTCGACCATTTGAATGTCGCCAGCTTCACTTCCCGGGATAGTATGAGTCTCGCTGATCGCACCGACGCTAACACTAGATCCCGCGACTGTTATCTTCACGCTTTCGTTGTCAGATCCCGAATGGCGGGGATGAATCACCATTGCATTGGGGCTCTGTACTCTGGTAAACCGCTTTTGCTGCTTCTTATATAGACAGAAACCCAACAAACCGAGCAAGACAATCAAAAACAAGCCGCCAATGGTAGAAACCACTATGACTCCGATCAAACCAGACTTATTGCGTGATCGGCTAGCAATTCGGTGTGCACTACCTGATGGACCTGCAGCATCTCGGGGGGATCCGGGCGTCGAAATACCATTCCTATCTTTCCCAATGTCGGGATTACCGTCAGTTTTGATGATCACATTACTCTTAAAAGTCGGGACTTTACCATAAAGCTGATTACTCGACACGTCAAGAAGCGCGAGCGCCGGGAGGGTGGCAAGCTCAGCAGGAATGGAACCGGTAAGATTGTTGCTCGCGAGGATGAGCCTCTGCAGCGATGTCAACGAGGCGAAATCCGGGGAAATGGTGCCGTTGAAGCCCATCTTCTCAAAGTTCACGACGGTGATGTTCCCATTGTTGCAAGTTATTCCGATCCAACCGGAGCACGGGTCGTTCCCCTTCCAGTTCTCCGCCAGTTTCTGCGGATAACCGATCGACTTCGCGATCAGAAGCAAGGTATTCACTCTGGGATCGCAGTCCCCGGGGCCTGGCAAACAGAAGCTGTTTGAATCGTCGGCCATATCGACCTGGACCGAGCTCCCGAACTTGGGCACTGGCCCTTGGAGCAAGTTGTTGGTCAGGTTGACGGACTGGAGGGACTGGAGACCCGTCAACGATGACGGAACAGGGCCAGCGAACAGATTGTCCCGCAGGCTCAGGGTCTGCAAGTCCTGGAGCCCCGAGAAGTCCGGCAACGGGCCGGAGAAGGAGTTGGAATGCAGCCAAACCTCCCTCAAGGAAGTCATGTTGGCTATAACATCGATCCGCCCGCTGAGCTTCCCGCTACCGGCCTTCCCATTGAGCCAGAGCGACTCAATCTGCGACCCGGAAAAGCTCGCCGGCAACCCGCCGCCAAGATCATTCATTGCCAAGTGAAGAAGGGTCAGGCCGGGGAAGTCGCCGGCCCCGAAGAAGTCGGGGACCGTCCCGGTCACGTTCGCGGAGTTCGCGGAGAAATTCTGCAGCGCGGACGCGTTCTGCAGGCTCCGGGGGATCTCCCAGGCGGCGAAGGGGTTGCTGTCGACCTCGACGGACTGCAGCGACGACAGCCCGTCGAAGAAGTCGGCGGGGACGGAGTCG of the Eucalyptus grandis isolate ANBG69807.140 chromosome 10, ASM1654582v1, whole genome shotgun sequence genome contains:
- the LOC104422187 gene encoding receptor protein kinase TMK1, which encodes MGRMRTTRLPHCHLLFLLLLLCFFSAAAADDAAAMLALRKSLAAPASLGWSDPDPCKWAHVVCSQSNRVTRIQIGHQGLEGTLPPDLNALTQLERLELQFNGISGPLPSLSGLSSLQVLMLGNNQFDSVPADFFDGLSSLQSVEVDSNPFAAWEIPRSLQNASALQNFSANSANVTGTVPDFFGAGDFPGLTLLHLAMNDLGGGLPASFSGSQIESLWLNGKAGSGKLSGRIDVIANMTSLREVWLHSNSFSGPLPDFSGLQDLQTLSLRDNLFAGPVPSSLTGLQSLQSVNLTNNLLQGPVPKFGSSVQVDMADDSNSFCLPGPGDCDPRVNTLLLIAKSIGYPQKLAENWKGNDPCSGWIGITCNNGNITVVNFEKMGFNGTISPDFASLTSLQRLILASNNLTGSIPAELATLPALALLDVSSNQLYGKVPTFKSNVIIKTDGNPDIGKDRNGISTPGSPRDAAGPSGSAHRIASRSRNKSGLIGVIVVSTIGGLFLIVLLGLLGFCLYKKQQKRFTRVQSPNAMVIHPRHSGSDNESVKITVAGSSVSVGAISETHTIPGSEAGDIQMVEAGNMVISIQVLRNVTNNFSEENILGQGGFGTVYKGELHDGTKIAVKRMECAVITGKGITEFKSEIAVLTKVRHRHLVGLLGYCLDGNEKLLVYEYMPQGTLSRHLFNWPEEGRAPLEWTRRLTIALDVARGVEYLHGLAHQSFIHRDLKPSNILLGDDMRAKVSDFGLVRLAPEGKGSIETRIAGTFGYLAPEYAVTGRVTTKVDVFSFGVILMELITGRKALDESQPEDSMHLVTWFRRMHINKETFKKAIDPTIDLNEETLASISTVAELAGHCCAREPYQRPDMGHAVNVLSSLVDVWKPTDQNPDDIFGIDLEMSLPQALKKWQAYEGTSHVDSSASSSYLPSLDNTQTSIPMRPYGFADSFTSGR